A genomic window from Streptomyces sp. MST-110588 includes:
- a CDS encoding condensation protein: protein MTALQPAQQGPTGDGGGTVTGEGTPRAPVPGPAGGSGDGPGGDRVEETGAGPAAAVRRIPFPVVDEIARHCLQEEEPETVHIEVHLPGRLDHERLRAAFREALCRHPRILMRQAPVRWWRRRYEWELTGVPDTDPVSFPPPRPDALVRARERALTHCPPLETSPPVRLEVVEQPGPSGPAPEGAYADGGSVLMLTINHTALDGPATLRVLATAAELYGGAQHPPAPPPVRAPQAPASGAEPVPAAPSGGPWPVRPARIAADSRHPFEGNGMLVVELPVPARPPRTDGRAPYTVNDQLLVATCLMVARWNHLHDRPTAPVVVTMPVDDRPRGTDMPIGNGTRLVSVGFGPEERQDATLLTADPPDPDAVARLLRRTAARTRSLKSAPGSQLGLTGALLTAPVLPVGLRGALTRALRRAAAPWTSTTLLSNIGRIPYPLDFGEAGRPTAVWFSAPARMPRGLTVTTASVGGRIQLALRWSRTLLDDEAGVQLLALFEQSLAATAWTAPGNGNGSRNGNGNGTQEPGGFSGGAS, encoded by the coding sequence ATGACCGCACTGCAACCGGCACAGCAGGGGCCGACCGGTGACGGCGGCGGTACCGTCACCGGCGAGGGAACGCCGCGCGCGCCCGTCCCCGGGCCCGCCGGCGGATCCGGTGACGGCCCGGGTGGTGATCGTGTGGAGGAGACCGGTGCCGGACCGGCCGCGGCCGTACGGCGGATTCCCTTCCCGGTCGTGGACGAGATCGCCCGGCACTGCCTCCAGGAGGAGGAGCCGGAGACCGTCCACATCGAGGTGCACCTGCCCGGCCGCCTCGACCACGAACGGCTGCGCGCGGCCTTCCGGGAGGCGCTGTGCCGCCATCCGCGCATCCTGATGCGGCAGGCGCCGGTCCGCTGGTGGCGCCGGCGTTACGAGTGGGAGCTGACCGGCGTCCCGGACACCGACCCGGTGTCCTTCCCGCCGCCGCGCCCGGACGCGCTCGTACGGGCCCGGGAGCGCGCCCTGACCCACTGCCCGCCGCTGGAGACCTCCCCGCCCGTACGTCTGGAGGTGGTGGAACAGCCGGGGCCGTCCGGGCCCGCACCGGAGGGTGCGTACGCGGACGGCGGGAGCGTGCTGATGCTGACCATCAACCACACCGCGCTGGACGGCCCGGCCACTTTGCGCGTGCTCGCGACCGCCGCCGAACTGTACGGCGGCGCCCAGCACCCCCCGGCACCGCCGCCCGTGCGCGCCCCCCAGGCCCCGGCGAGCGGCGCGGAACCGGTACCGGCCGCGCCGTCCGGCGGGCCCTGGCCGGTCCGCCCCGCCAGGATCGCCGCCGACAGCCGGCACCCCTTCGAGGGCAACGGCATGCTGGTCGTCGAACTGCCCGTCCCGGCCCGCCCGCCCCGTACGGACGGCCGCGCCCCCTACACCGTCAACGACCAACTGCTGGTCGCCACCTGCCTGATGGTGGCCCGCTGGAACCATCTGCACGACCGTCCCACCGCGCCCGTCGTGGTCACCATGCCCGTCGACGACCGTCCGCGCGGCACCGACATGCCCATCGGCAACGGCACCCGGCTGGTCTCGGTCGGCTTCGGCCCGGAGGAACGGCAGGACGCCACGCTGCTGACCGCCGACCCCCCGGACCCCGACGCCGTCGCCCGCCTGCTGCGCCGCACCGCCGCCCGTACCCGCTCCCTGAAGTCCGCGCCCGGCTCCCAGCTCGGCCTGACCGGCGCGCTGCTGACCGCCCCCGTACTGCCCGTCGGGCTGCGCGGGGCTCTCACCAGGGCGCTGCGGCGCGCCGCCGCCCCGTGGACCTCCACCACCCTCCTGTCCAACATCGGCCGCATCCCCTACCCGCTGGACTTCGGCGAGGCGGGCCGTCCGACCGCCGTGTGGTTCTCCGCACCGGCCCGGATGCCCCGGGGGCTGACCGTGACCACGGCCTCGGTGGGCGGCCGGATCCAGCTCGCCCTGCGCTGGTCGAGGACCCTTCTGGACGACGAGGCCGGGGTCCAGCTCCTGGCCCTGTTCGAACAGTCGCTGGCCGCCACGGCCTGGACCGCGCCCGGGAACGGGAACGGAAGCAGGAACGGAAACGGAAACGGCACCCAGGAGCCCGGGGGGTTTTCCGGGGGCGCCTCATGA
- a CDS encoding alpha-(1->3)-arabinofuranosyltransferase family protein has protein sequence MTQTLDLSGSPGSPEPGDRPAPAPAAPPPDRPRGRRWLLVFWAATLACLAGTSLGRMTFETKLGVTTDPWKFLSDLGQLWHDRRGFGGISDQYIGYAFPTLPYYGLTDLLHIPVWFAERLWMSIVVTTAFWGALRLAERLRAGTPPTRLMAAAAYALWPVFTIVVGSTTAAALPGALLPWVLLPLTNHRVTARLAATRSALLIPFMGGVNAASTLASLLPVLLYVLTRTGPRRPALLAWWLPGVVLATAWWVVPLLLLGVYGENFMPYIEQANTTTGTMSATELLRGAGNWVAYLNFGEPWLTAGWTMVAGALTVAGTALAAGLGLAGLARRDVPERRWLVLTVLVVAGLTLAGYAGALGAPFHGVWQDWLNGWLQPFRNIYKFQPGLALALALGLAHLTSVASLAAVRRTARPLPGRLVPPLAALLVLPALAWPYLNGTVLQSGSFEKLPSYWSRTADWLKKHTPDNRALVVPATAHGIYTWGSPIDEPLDVLAGSRWAQRDFVPFGTPGVQRAMDAVEQALMSGGTVPGLRDFLARAGIYNVVVRNDLDPDQIGYVPPGTVRQTLEASGYRKVAGFGEPVTGGRIPQDTPVQVQGLYPRPRAVEIYEPQDTPRPGPVTARTAADTAVLSGGPEALLPLSADPSLRDRPTVLTGDNHPGVGTPPLQLTADGLRRADTRFGLVNNNTSYTYTAKERNHPGSVQDPGRPPRQLLPTQGTGHQTTAVLRGASSVTASTSGNWLFHLPQYDPVNAFDGQADTAWAEGSAGRPVGQWVRIDFTRPLTLPSSLSLTPLPGDGMRPAPTSVRVQSDRGSAVSTLRPDGTEQRVAAPAGPARWLKITILGAQTPRAGLSGAGFSEISVPGVRVTRLLNLPTDAVRSGAPAETVSLHRGSDPGGLSPVSAETGLHRQFRTAAEAPYKVSGSALPVPGAALDRLLDRVAPEQREKITVTADSTGFGFGPSITPRNLVDGDLTTAWIAGGKPTLHLRWPGKRAIDQIVLAAAGGLSTRPEQILINSPDGAATAAVDENGQARFDPITTDRLDITISKAAPLTLHNPVAGEPLQLPVGLSEVYLPALAQLRTPPPDDTARFTLPCGQGPVLTVDGEPHATRASGYVRDLTERRPVKVELCAGPGEGGKLTLPAGQHRVESGDRGPLALTDLTLGRGQAAATATEGREVTARDWAGDRRTVQVGSGRAVYLQTYENANDGWHATLNGRELTPVRLDGWQQGFLVPAGEGGPVRLTYEPSNVYDLGLFGGVLGIVLLIGSALVRRGSTAPEPPVPPAPSWVLGVLAPTAVMVVAAGPYAVIVPLLAVLARFRPVLLAPLALLGMVGAGITAALGAGEPAAGGQGAFSGVAQGLALLALAAAVVTVPPPGAFVRRRAAGEASSGPPLAEERTAGYEEERPSAGYGGPGGEGEPAGSGGERPAGYGGPGGGRQPGGPGGEEPPGPGGEPAPGPGGEPPTGPGGKEPSGPDSEPPPGPGGKKPAGPGAEPPSGPGAQQPSGPGGEPPPRRGDKDSSGEEPTR, from the coding sequence ATGACCCAGACCCTCGATCTGTCCGGATCACCGGGATCGCCCGAGCCCGGGGACAGGCCGGCGCCGGCGCCCGCCGCCCCGCCGCCCGACCGGCCGCGCGGCAGACGCTGGCTGCTGGTGTTCTGGGCCGCCACCCTCGCCTGCCTGGCGGGAACCTCGCTGGGGCGGATGACCTTCGAGACGAAGCTGGGGGTGACCACCGATCCCTGGAAGTTCCTGAGCGACCTGGGGCAGTTGTGGCACGACCGGCGCGGCTTCGGCGGCATCTCCGACCAGTACATCGGCTACGCCTTCCCGACCCTGCCGTACTACGGCCTCACCGACCTCCTGCACATCCCCGTCTGGTTCGCCGAGCGGCTGTGGATGTCGATCGTCGTCACCACCGCCTTCTGGGGCGCGCTGCGGCTGGCCGAGCGGCTGCGCGCCGGCACACCGCCCACCCGGCTGATGGCCGCCGCCGCGTACGCCCTGTGGCCGGTCTTCACCATCGTCGTCGGCTCCACCACCGCCGCCGCCCTGCCCGGCGCGCTGCTCCCCTGGGTGCTGCTGCCGCTCACCAACCACCGCGTCACCGCGCGCCTGGCGGCCACCCGCTCGGCGCTGCTGATCCCCTTCATGGGCGGCGTCAACGCGGCCTCGACGCTGGCCTCGCTGCTCCCGGTCCTGCTGTACGTGCTCACGCGTACGGGGCCACGGCGCCCGGCGCTGCTGGCCTGGTGGCTGCCCGGCGTCGTACTGGCCACCGCGTGGTGGGTGGTGCCGCTGCTGCTGCTCGGGGTGTACGGCGAGAACTTCATGCCGTACATCGAGCAGGCGAACACCACCACCGGCACCATGTCGGCGACCGAACTGCTGCGCGGCGCGGGCAACTGGGTCGCCTATCTGAACTTCGGCGAGCCGTGGCTGACGGCCGGCTGGACGATGGTGGCCGGCGCGCTCACCGTCGCCGGGACGGCGCTGGCCGCCGGGCTGGGGCTGGCCGGGCTGGCCCGCCGGGACGTACCGGAGCGGCGCTGGCTGGTGCTGACCGTCCTGGTCGTGGCGGGCCTGACCCTGGCGGGGTACGCCGGCGCGCTGGGCGCCCCCTTCCACGGGGTGTGGCAGGACTGGCTCAACGGCTGGCTCCAGCCCTTCCGCAACATCTACAAGTTCCAGCCGGGCCTGGCGCTGGCCCTGGCACTGGGCCTGGCGCACCTGACCTCCGTGGCCTCCCTGGCGGCCGTCCGCCGCACCGCCCGCCCGCTGCCCGGCCGCCTGGTGCCGCCGCTGGCCGCGCTGCTGGTCCTGCCCGCGCTGGCGTGGCCGTACCTCAACGGCACCGTGCTGCAGTCCGGGTCGTTCGAAAAGCTGCCGTCGTACTGGTCGCGGACCGCCGACTGGCTCAAGAAGCACACCCCCGACAACCGCGCGCTGGTCGTACCCGCCACCGCCCACGGCATCTACACCTGGGGCTCCCCCATCGACGAGCCGCTGGACGTCCTGGCCGGATCCCGGTGGGCGCAGCGGGACTTCGTGCCGTTCGGCACGCCGGGGGTGCAGCGCGCCATGGACGCCGTCGAGCAGGCGCTGATGTCCGGCGGGACGGTCCCGGGCCTGCGGGACTTCCTGGCCCGGGCCGGCATCTACAACGTCGTCGTACGCAACGACCTGGACCCGGACCAGATCGGCTACGTACCGCCGGGAACCGTCCGGCAGACCCTGGAGGCGTCCGGCTACCGAAAGGTGGCGGGCTTCGGGGAGCCGGTGACCGGCGGGCGCATCCCGCAGGACACCCCGGTCCAGGTCCAGGGCCTGTACCCGCGCCCGCGCGCGGTGGAGATCTACGAGCCCCAGGACACCCCGCGCCCCGGCCCGGTCACCGCCAGGACCGCGGCCGACACCGCCGTCCTCAGCGGCGGCCCCGAAGCACTCCTCCCGCTCTCCGCCGACCCCTCGCTGCGGGACCGGCCGACCGTACTGACCGGCGACAACCACCCCGGTGTGGGCACACCGCCGCTCCAGCTCACCGCGGACGGCCTGCGCCGCGCCGACACCCGCTTCGGCCTGGTCAACAACAACACCTCGTACACCTACACCGCGAAGGAGCGCAATCACCCCGGCAGCGTGCAGGACCCCGGGCGCCCGCCCCGCCAGCTCCTGCCGACGCAGGGCACCGGCCACCAGACCACGGCGGTGCTGCGCGGCGCTTCCTCCGTGACCGCCTCCACCAGCGGCAACTGGCTCTTCCACCTGCCCCAGTACGACCCGGTGAACGCCTTCGACGGCCAGGCGGACACCGCCTGGGCCGAGGGCAGCGCCGGCCGGCCCGTCGGACAGTGGGTGCGGATCGATTTCACCCGGCCCCTCACGCTGCCTTCCTCGCTGTCCCTGACGCCGCTGCCCGGTGACGGGATGCGGCCGGCACCCACCTCCGTACGCGTCCAGAGCGACCGGGGCAGCGCCGTCAGCACCCTGCGGCCGGACGGCACCGAGCAGCGGGTCGCCGCGCCCGCCGGACCGGCCAGGTGGCTGAAGATCACCATCCTGGGCGCGCAGACGCCGCGCGCCGGGCTGTCCGGCGCAGGCTTCTCGGAGATCTCCGTACCCGGTGTCCGGGTGACCCGGCTGCTGAACCTGCCCACCGACGCGGTGCGCTCCGGCGCGCCCGCCGAAACCGTCTCGCTGCACCGCGGCAGCGACCCGGGCGGCCTCTCGCCGGTCTCCGCCGAGACGGGGCTGCACCGCCAGTTCCGTACGGCCGCCGAAGCACCGTACAAGGTATCCGGCAGCGCCCTGCCGGTGCCCGGTGCCGCGCTGGACCGGCTGCTGGACCGGGTCGCGCCGGAGCAGCGCGAGAAGATCACCGTCACCGCCGACTCCACCGGCTTCGGCTTCGGCCCCTCCATCACCCCCCGCAACCTGGTCGACGGCGATCTGACCACCGCCTGGATCGCGGGCGGCAAACCGACGCTGCACCTGCGCTGGCCGGGGAAGCGGGCCATCGACCAGATCGTGCTGGCCGCCGCCGGCGGCCTGTCCACCCGGCCCGAGCAGATCCTGATCAACTCGCCCGACGGGGCCGCGACCGCCGCCGTCGACGAGAACGGCCAGGCCCGCTTCGACCCCATCACCACCGACCGCCTGGACATCACCATCAGCAAGGCCGCCCCGCTGACCCTGCACAACCCGGTCGCGGGGGAGCCGCTCCAGCTCCCCGTGGGGCTCAGCGAGGTCTACCTCCCGGCGCTGGCACAGCTCCGCACCCCGCCGCCCGACGACACCGCGCGCTTCACGCTCCCCTGCGGTCAGGGGCCGGTGCTGACCGTGGACGGCGAGCCGCACGCCACCCGGGCCTCCGGGTACGTCCGTGATCTGACCGAACGCCGCCCGGTGAAGGTCGAGTTGTGCGCGGGCCCGGGCGAGGGCGGGAAGCTGACGCTGCCCGCCGGGCAGCACCGGGTGGAATCCGGTGACCGGGGTCCGCTGGCGCTGACGGACCTCACCCTGGGCCGGGGACAGGCCGCCGCGACCGCCACCGAGGGGCGCGAGGTCACCGCCCGGGACTGGGCGGGCGACCGCCGCACCGTACAGGTCGGTTCCGGCCGGGCGGTGTACCTCCAGACGTACGAGAACGCCAACGACGGCTGGCACGCCACCCTCAACGGCCGTGAGCTGACACCGGTGCGGCTGGACGGCTGGCAGCAGGGCTTCCTGGTGCCGGCGGGCGAGGGCGGCCCGGTCCGGCTCACCTACGAGCCGTCCAACGTCTATGACCTGGGGCTGTTCGGCGGGGTGCTCGGCATCGTCCTCCTCATCGGGTCCGCCCTCGTACGGCGCGGATCCACCGCGCCCGAGCCGCCGGTGCCGCCCGCGCCCTCCTGGGTGCTGGGCGTCCTGGCGCCGACGGCGGTGATGGTCGTGGCCGCCGGTCCGTACGCGGTGATCGTGCCGCTGCTGGCGGTCCTGGCCCGCTTCCGGCCCGTCCTGCTGGCGCCCCTGGCGCTGCTGGGCATGGTGGGCGCCGGCATCACGGCGGCGCTCGGCGCGGGCGAACCGGCCGCCGGCGGCCAGGGCGCGTTCAGCGGCGTGGCGCAGGGGCTGGCCCTGCTGGCGCTGGCGGCGGCGGTGGTCACCGTACCGCCTCCGGGGGCCTTCGTCCGGCGACGGGCGGCGGGTGAGGCGTCCTCGGGCCCGCCCCTGGCCGAGGAGCGGACCGCCGGGTACGAGGAGGAACGGCCGTCTGCCGGGTACGGCGGTCCCGGCGGCGAGGGAGAGCCGGCCGGATCCGGCGGGGAACGGCCTGCCGGGTACGGCGGCCCCGGCGGCGGGAGACAGCCCGGTGGACCCGGCGGGGAAGAGCCGCCCGGACCTGGCGGGGAACCGGCGCCGGGACCCGGCGGGGAACCACCGACCGGACCTGGCGGGAAAGAGCCGTCCGGGCCGGACAGCGAACCACCGCCCGGGCCCGGCGGGAAGAAGCCGGCCGGCCCGGGCGCGGAACCACCCTCCGGACCGGGCGCGCAACAGCCGTCCGGCCCCGGCGGGGAACCGCCGCCCCGGCGCGGCGACAAGGACAGCAGCGGGGAGGAACCCACTCGATGA
- a CDS encoding class I SAM-dependent methyltransferase, producing the protein MRDPSLRRSLTLFRAFLHEQQDPERCYGLLARDAADQVERYAPLKGAVVADIGGGSGHFTEEFRRRGARSWLFEPDLRELSARGRPPYGAVLADGYLLPLADGAADVCFSSNVLEHVADPRTFLSEMVRVTRPGGLIYLAFTNWLSPWGGHETAPWHYLGAHRARERYRRRTGREAKHTLGVNLFAVHIGPVLRHVRAREDVHILTARSRYAPCFAQTIPRLPGVREVATWNLLLILRRLP; encoded by the coding sequence GTGCGGGACCCCTCGCTGCGCAGATCCCTCACCCTCTTCCGGGCGTTCCTGCATGAACAGCAGGACCCCGAGCGGTGTTACGGGCTGCTGGCGCGCGACGCCGCCGACCAGGTCGAGCGGTACGCGCCGCTGAAGGGCGCGGTGGTCGCCGACATCGGCGGCGGCAGCGGTCACTTCACCGAGGAGTTCCGCCGCCGCGGCGCGCGAAGCTGGCTCTTCGAACCGGACCTGCGGGAGCTCAGTGCCCGCGGCCGGCCGCCGTACGGCGCCGTCCTGGCCGACGGCTATCTCCTGCCCCTGGCCGACGGCGCCGCCGACGTCTGCTTCTCCTCCAACGTCCTGGAGCACGTCGCGGACCCGCGGACCTTCCTCAGCGAGATGGTGCGGGTCACCCGGCCCGGCGGACTGATCTACCTGGCCTTCACCAACTGGCTCTCGCCCTGGGGCGGCCACGAGACCGCGCCGTGGCACTACCTGGGCGCGCACCGGGCCCGCGAACGCTACCGGCGGCGTACGGGGCGCGAGGCCAAACACACCCTGGGAGTGAATCTTTTCGCCGTGCACATAGGGCCGGTGCTGCGCCACGTACGCGCCCGCGAGGACGTACACATCCTGACGGCCCGCTCCCGTTACGCGCCGTGCTTCGCCCAGACCATCCCCCGCCTGCCGGGCGTACGCGAAGTCGCCACCTGGAACCTCCTCCTCATCCTCCGGCGGTTGCCATGA
- a CDS encoding glycosyltransferase family 4 protein has translation MPQHVRPSLSAAPPALPGNPYAPVPHETFPHEPSPYEPPPHPRRIVFLARRDLANPAAGGSELLVDRIAAGLTAHGHQVTLLCGGPAATHPYRVVSAGGDAGHFLRAPRRFARLAGGCDLLVEVCNGMPYLAPLWHHGPTLCLVNHVHTDLWGLRYPGPAARLGRRLEHWALAGAHRGNLMVAVSGSTAAALRGLGVPRERIRLVHNGVEEPGPLLPESPEPLFLAMGRLVEYKRVDLLLRLWERVRPVTGGRLVIVGDGPERARLEAAAGPGVHFAGHVDEQEKHRLLCRAWLLLHPSLVEGWGLVVMEAAARRTPTVGFDVPGLRDSVQDGTTGLLARGESSFAAQWCTLALSGPRRAALGEAARRRAACFRWSGTVRSFRAVAAEAAEACPDSLPGR, from the coding sequence ATGCCCCAGCACGTACGACCGTCCCTGTCCGCCGCACCACCCGCGTTGCCCGGAAACCCGTACGCCCCGGTCCCACACGAAACGTTTCCGCACGAGCCGTCCCCGTACGAGCCGCCCCCGCACCCCCGCCGCATCGTCTTCCTCGCCCGCCGCGACCTGGCCAACCCCGCCGCCGGCGGCTCCGAACTGCTGGTGGACCGGATCGCCGCCGGACTCACCGCCCACGGCCACCAGGTCACCCTCCTGTGCGGCGGCCCGGCCGCCACCCACCCCTACCGCGTGGTCTCCGCGGGCGGCGACGCCGGGCACTTCCTGCGCGCGCCGCGCCGCTTCGCCCGCCTGGCCGGCGGGTGCGACCTGCTCGTCGAGGTGTGCAACGGCATGCCGTACCTGGCGCCGCTGTGGCACCACGGCCCGACCCTGTGCCTGGTCAACCACGTCCACACCGACCTGTGGGGCCTGCGCTACCCGGGCCCGGCGGCCCGGCTGGGCCGCCGCCTGGAGCACTGGGCGCTGGCCGGTGCCCACCGCGGCAACCTGATGGTGGCCGTCTCGGGCTCGACCGCCGCCGCCCTGCGGGGTCTGGGCGTGCCGCGCGAGCGCATCCGGCTGGTCCACAACGGCGTGGAGGAGCCCGGCCCGCTGCTTCCCGAGTCGCCCGAGCCGCTGTTCCTGGCGATGGGCCGGCTGGTCGAGTACAAGCGCGTCGACCTGCTGCTGCGCCTGTGGGAGCGGGTCCGCCCGGTCACCGGGGGCCGACTGGTCATCGTCGGCGACGGCCCCGAGCGGGCCCGTCTGGAGGCGGCGGCGGGCCCCGGTGTCCACTTCGCCGGACACGTCGACGAGCAGGAGAAGCACCGGCTGCTGTGCCGCGCCTGGCTGCTGCTGCACCCCTCGCTGGTCGAGGGGTGGGGGCTGGTGGTCATGGAGGCGGCGGCCCGCCGTACCCCCACCGTCGGCTTCGACGTGCCGGGCCTGCGCGACTCCGTCCAGGACGGCACGACCGGCCTGCTGGCACGCGGCGAGAGTTCGTTCGCCGCGCAGTGGTGCACGCTGGCGCTCAGCGGACCGCGCCGTGCGGCCCTGGGCGAGGCGGCGCGGCGGCGGGCCGCGTGTTTCAGATGGAGCGGTACGGTCCGCAGCTTCCGGGCGGTGGCCGCGGAGGCCGCCGAAGCCTGCCCCGACTCCCTGCCGGGGCGGTGA
- a CDS encoding DUF3068 domain-containing protein yields the protein MRKTASPLSLTVLGAGVFLLVLAPLLAWYVEPRVKRTPVDVNITAVFTGTGSYFDTASLSTKKDQVITITRHVLGDVAGSERSGHAIWDASTTIDTPRTLKLKDPRRSFQWTVERWVSDRYTNAPVHCCKEAPVRIEGDAYLKFPFDLQKKTYRWWDSTLGAAVPLRFSGTRKVQGYLGYRYTGSVPAARTGSRQVPGRLVGRPAQGQVQAEEWYANARIELVADRRTGRIINASISPRKTLRAPGARRDAVTLLRGDRLEFTPATQREQVKLADWDSFKLKLVGETLPLASVIAGGALTLLGMVLVVRGRRRTGQTSAK from the coding sequence ATGCGTAAGACCGCCTCGCCGCTGTCCCTGACCGTGCTGGGAGCCGGCGTGTTCCTGCTGGTCCTGGCTCCGCTGCTCGCCTGGTACGTCGAGCCCCGCGTCAAGCGCACCCCCGTCGACGTGAACATCACCGCGGTCTTCACCGGCACCGGCAGCTACTTCGACACCGCGTCGCTGAGCACCAAGAAGGACCAGGTGATCACCATCACCCGGCATGTGCTGGGCGATGTCGCGGGCAGCGAGCGCAGCGGCCACGCCATCTGGGACGCCTCCACGACGATCGACACCCCCAGGACACTGAAGCTGAAGGACCCGCGCAGGTCCTTCCAGTGGACGGTCGAGCGCTGGGTGTCCGACCGGTACACCAACGCCCCCGTCCACTGCTGCAAGGAGGCGCCCGTACGCATCGAAGGCGACGCGTACCTGAAGTTCCCCTTCGACCTCCAGAAGAAGACCTACCGCTGGTGGGACAGCACGCTGGGCGCCGCCGTACCGCTCCGCTTCTCCGGCACCCGCAAGGTGCAGGGATACCTGGGATACCGCTACACCGGGTCCGTGCCGGCCGCCAGGACCGGCAGCCGGCAGGTGCCCGGACGGCTGGTCGGACGGCCCGCGCAGGGGCAGGTCCAGGCGGAGGAGTGGTACGCCAACGCCAGGATCGAGCTGGTCGCCGACCGGCGCACCGGCCGGATCATCAACGCCTCGATCTCGCCCCGCAAGACGCTGCGGGCGCCCGGTGCCCGGCGGGACGCGGTGACGCTGCTGCGCGGCGACCGGCTGGAGTTCACCCCCGCCACCCAGCGCGAGCAGGTGAAGCTGGCCGACTGGGACAGCTTCAAGCTGAAGCTGGTCGGCGAGACGCTGCCGCTCGCGTCGGTGATCGCGGGCGGCGCATTGACGCTGTTGGGGATGGTCCTGGTGGTGCGCGGGAGGCGGCGGACCGGACAAACCAGCGCGAAGTGA
- a CDS encoding helix-turn-helix domain-containing protein: protein MVAAARSAWREVPRHQVRRFAARALEEVPSLAQEILREIRREFPQLPLVADENGEPRALTGIRQSLEHFVDHMTAGLDRPLVHPRVFQDFGRGEGIHGRSLDALQAIYRLGVRLAWRRLAEIGQQVSIPAPAMYELAESGFEYLDGLVAESVRGFAEAAARQAGERLRLQRRLMELLFTEHGRTGGGAGGARNGARAGPRGASWCAGTAAGAGTGYGSGQGDGHGTGDGDRGGRRAAGGARPGSGATAGSGTGRSGLSAGLVERAARIGWPLPERVAVAVLLRPARESVAPAVPADVLLDMDCERPRMVVPEPDAAGRRDLLRRATAGWSGAIGPAVPLMDAAKSLRWATAAVDLMERGLLPSGRMLHCTEHTEALILLPPEELIEDLTRRRLAPLAHCGPTHGRRLAETLLAWLETRGGAPEVAARLGVHPQTVRYRLRQIRELWGADMEDPDRRFELELVLRARRLRGALGVPGRE from the coding sequence GTGGTGGCAGCCGCTCGTTCGGCCTGGCGGGAGGTACCCCGTCACCAGGTACGCCGGTTCGCGGCACGTGCCCTGGAGGAGGTGCCCTCCCTCGCCCAGGAGATCCTGCGCGAGATCCGCCGCGAATTCCCGCAACTTCCCCTGGTGGCCGACGAGAACGGTGAGCCCAGGGCGCTGACCGGCATCCGGCAGTCCCTGGAGCACTTCGTGGACCACATGACCGCCGGACTGGACCGCCCCCTCGTCCACCCCAGGGTCTTCCAGGATTTCGGGCGCGGCGAGGGCATCCACGGCCGCAGCCTCGACGCGCTCCAGGCGATCTACCGGCTCGGCGTACGGCTGGCCTGGCGGCGGCTGGCCGAGATCGGACAGCAGGTGTCGATCCCGGCGCCCGCCATGTACGAGCTGGCCGAGTCCGGGTTCGAGTACCTGGACGGGCTGGTGGCCGAGTCCGTACGCGGCTTCGCCGAGGCCGCGGCCCGCCAGGCCGGCGAGCGGCTGCGGCTGCAACGCCGCCTGATGGAACTGCTGTTCACGGAGCACGGGCGGACGGGTGGCGGGGCCGGCGGTGCCAGGAACGGGGCCCGAGCGGGGCCGCGGGGCGCTTCATGGTGCGCCGGGACCGCGGCGGGGGCCGGAACCGGGTACGGGAGCGGGCAAGGGGACGGGCACGGGACCGGAGACGGTGACCGCGGCGGACGCAGGGCCGCGGGCGGCGCCAGGCCCGGTTCCGGTGCCACGGCCGGCTCCGGAACCGGACGGTCCGGACTCTCCGCCGGGCTCGTCGAGCGCGCCGCCCGGATCGGCTGGCCGCTGCCCGAACGCGTCGCCGTGGCCGTCCTGTTACGGCCCGCCCGGGAGTCCGTCGCACCCGCCGTCCCCGCGGACGTCCTCCTGGACATGGACTGCGAACGGCCGCGCATGGTGGTGCCGGAGCCGGACGCGGCGGGCCGGCGCGACCTCCTGCGCCGGGCGACGGCCGGCTGGTCGGGCGCCATCGGCCCCGCCGTACCGCTCATGGACGCCGCCAAGTCGCTGCGCTGGGCCACCGCCGCGGTCGACCTGATGGAGCGGGGCCTGCTGCCCTCGGGACGGATGCTGCACTGCACCGAGCACACCGAGGCGCTCATCCTCCTGCCGCCCGAGGAGCTGATCGAGGACCTGACCCGGCGCCGGCTCGCGCCCCTGGCACACTGCGGCCCCACCCACGGCCGTCGGCTTGCCGAGACCCTGCTGGCCTGGCTGGAGACGCGCGGCGGGGCCCCGGAGGTCGCCGCCCGGCTCGGCGTCCACCCGCAGACCGTCCGCTACCGCCTGCGGCAGATACGGGAGTTGTGGGGCGCGGACATGGAGGACCCGGACCGGCGCTTCGAACTGGAACTGGTGCTGCGCGCCCGGCGGCTGCGCGGCGCGCTGGGCGTACCCGGCCGGGAGTGA